One window of the Vigna radiata var. radiata cultivar VC1973A chromosome 1, Vradiata_ver6, whole genome shotgun sequence genome contains the following:
- the LOC106772381 gene encoding ras-related protein Rab7, whose protein sequence is MDVSHRKRTLLKVIVLGDSGVGKTSLMNQYVYRKFSLQYKATIGADFVTKEIQVDDKLVTLQIWDTAGQERFHSLGAAFYRGADCCVLVYDVNIHKTFDTLNNWHDEFLKQGDMNDPEAFPFVLLGNKVDVDGGNSRRVTEKKARDWCASRGNIPYFETSAKEGYNVEEAFLCVAKIALENEHEQDIYFRGISDAVSEAEQQRSGCAC, encoded by the exons ATGGATGTTTCACACAGAAAGAGAACTTTGCTTAAGGTCATTGTTCTTGGTGATAGTGG GGTGGGAAAGACTTCTTTGATGAATCA ATACGTTTATAGAAAATTTAGCCTGCAGTATAAAGCCACAATTGGTGCTGATTTTGTCACAAAGGAGATACAAGTTGATGACAAACTGGTAACATTGCAG ATTTGGGATACCGCAGGGCAAGAAAGGTTCCATAGTCTTGGGGCTGCATTTTACAGAGGGGCAGATTGCTGTGTGCTAGTCTATGATGTAAATATACACAAGACATTTGATACACTAAACAATTGGCATGATGAGTTTCTTAAGCAG GGTGATATGAATGATCCTGAAGCGTTTCCCTTTGTATTACTTGGGAACAAGGTTGATGTAGACGGTGGAAACAGTAGAAGG GTGACTGAAAAAAAAGCTAGAGACTGGTGTGCTTCCAGGGGAAACATACCATACTTTGAGACCTCTGCAAAAGAAGGCTACAATGTTGAAGAGGCTTTTTTATGCGTTGCCAAAATTGCACTAGAAAATGAACACGAACAAGACAT CTATTTTCGAGGAATCTCTGATGCAGTTTCAGAAGCAGAACAACAACGAAGTGGTTGTGCATGCTGA